In Zingiber officinale cultivar Zhangliang chromosome 8B, Zo_v1.1, whole genome shotgun sequence, a single genomic region encodes these proteins:
- the LOC122015065 gene encoding chromatin modification-related protein EAF1 B-like isoform X4, translating to MGGVVECAFGVDTKLSPGRAEIERAQAELQHEFEIQEARRRELEFLEKGGNPLDFKFGHGASASVQSTSFTDQHAEPYVTSEAKGSFTLDASPHGDSVESSGKPGGSMSRETNIGDNLLLFKWENIKVHGERYAKHRGKRGSVALLEQSSQVGVNHNMKETDDSVIFRPGANGQAYARRNRSRTTRDSGNLSLTDSASRHGNKASVASSNAPTPKDIKAQDSSFSSISSAKEENQNCIINVLVADDQVDIPLDMEKNNNTSTNMTVDEMPEEVKEIKITEIRQLGDSCIKHSSIPEKAFKETSSQSFAIIGKDGLLPVSLPSTPLDSKDSCDVGKLNGYDETKPSFNEDDIKIKNFAEGPTSKNLHSDTRDKNTNANGAVNSEHPDDDQSLMLRSTNGRSGGDVREQITAEQSLLDTSTLKENNEAFNSDASINANNKSRPLHQDLSDLVVWMKDSVSDGKTVIVSEVTPATNSEPEKLNDEIICESEIKVDNSLSQPSSIQKADQKKAHEDAILKEAQLIEARLKKAGELSVSSMYLEKHHKCHWDFVLEEMAWMANDFMQERLWKTTVASRISRLIASCGQAKFRQENLMCKQKSTARSLAKSVINFWHTAKLICNDKTTNGKEFKSDSIRASDANEAKVKREQVQDSVMDYAVRFLKHNGDTSCHSTLVEAPTTPDCQNGPGILEFFFYEVPHGAMQAYREAMETQWMHYKQLANSVHQEECETSLCNSIAGEHGEDAYEEEEGETGTYLLPVKFEGGLSSRLAHKNRKHTRQKSSAMRHNGDGAYFSYEPCSERKSGNQPFISTGKRNSSTFHVGSFPTKRVRTASRQRFVSPYPSGALVPLQMTSKTDASSEDTSSFLDDQSSLHGGPMARKNMGVETIADFDRQLPFDGEISSKSKKKKKKPKHLGYKNSLNMGEPGLLVLPEKHGSIRSSYEQRLQTDSTIQREQNSKRRMESQNFDSNVNTVFGQHAAKKPKVLKQMIEGSPDGLIPFAGSLPSPVASQMSNMSNSNKLLKIIASRDRARKCTTLKMAAGQSGPGSPWSNFEDQALVVLVHDLGPNWELVSDAMNSTLQFKCIFRKPKECKERHKFLMDKSAGDGADSAEDSGSSQPYPSTLPGIPKGSARQLFQRLQGPREEDILKTHFEKIISHRQKLSSCSRQIGNQEPKQITTAHSSHVVALSQVCPNNWNGGILTPLDFCESMSSSPDVYSLAYQGPHTGSLAVPSHQGPVTSALATSSSTMLQGSTGLVLSSSLPLTSGPLNPSSREPQRFGVPRPSAVSVDDPQRMQQYSQMIPGRNHQQPNVLPGTLPMGADRGVRMLPVPGGMGLMSGRGIPMPRPTFQGISSPAMLNMVTSGNMVSSGSHGIQNPVNVHPSAVSSQGNSTMRPRDPLQMIRPGQSPDEHRQMMMQEMQMQSSQTNGQPVSPFNGISASFPNATTVPASAQTFPVQQHQQPHQMMQQQPHILGNSHPHIQGTNHSSSHQQAYAMRAAKERQLHQRMIPQLQRHISGPNVVPPTQTNAQVQSQSPSSSPVLPVSSQGQQKQQNISRNPSSGMSNQINQRQRQQLQQNQPRQQQQQQQQRQPSQQQAKLMKGLGRGGMLINHNLSADSSQVSGFSTASKNQLSDKNILQQSQGFFPASSGLNPTSNQPGNQANIYLHPLPQSTKQPSPVSDTSNQGSTQNSPRHSMLMPQQAPVPSVSLVKQQQSQHRYLNQSQPGIQRISVQQNRHINSDRTTHASTDQDSVAQVVTSASIAQCADSTSAVVSSSTQWNPEPLYDEDAPNPTRYVVSSAQETVMASDTLVPSSSQGLSHQLSGDMSVHGNINGGQWQQQQQLQQQQLKHQSQQQHEQQLSRNSDLGAG from the exons ATGGGAGGCGTTGTAGAGTGTGCATTTGGTGTAGACACCAAACTCTCACCAGGTCGTGCAGAAATTGAGAGGGCTCAGGCTGAGCTACA ACACGAATTTGAGATTCAGGAAGCGCGAAGAAGGGAGCTGGAATTTCTTGAGAAA GGTGGAAATCCCTTGGATTTTAAATTTGGTCATGGAGCTTCTGCCAGTGTACAATCTACTTCTTTTACAGATCAACATGCTGAGCCATATGTAACCAG TGAAGCTAAAGGTAGCTTCACATTGGATGCTTCACCACATGGAGATTCAGTTGAAAGCAGTGGGAAACCTGGTGGTTCCATGAGTCGTGAAACTAATATTGGAGATAATTTGTTGCTTTTTAAATGGGAAAACATCAAAGTTCATGGAGAGAGATATGCGAAACATAGAGGTAAAAGAGGTAGTGTTGCTCTGTTGGAACAATCATCTCAAGTTGGTGTAAATCACAATATGAAAGAAACAGATGACTCTGTTATCTTTCGCCCTGGGGCTAATGGACAAGCATATGCACGGCGTAATAGATCGAGAACAACTCGTGATTCTGGTAATCTAAGTTTGACTGATTCTGCTTCCCGTCATGGCAACAAAGCTTCTGTTGCATCGTCGAATGCGCCTACTCCTAAGGATATAAAAGCCCAAGATAGTTCTTTCTCATCCATTTCAAGCgcaaaggaagaaaatcaaaattgcATTATTAATGTTTTAGTGGCAGATGATCAAGTGGATATCCCTTTAGATATGGAGAAGAATAATAACACAAGCACTAACATGACTGTAGACGAAATGCCTGAGGAAGTGAAAGAAATCAAGATTACTGAAATTAGGCAGTTAGGTGACTCCTGTATTAAACATTCATCTATTCCTGAAAAAGCTTTTAAAGAAACCTCCTCTCAGTCTTTTGCTATTATAGGAAAGGATGGTCTTCTTCCAGTTAGTTTGCCTTCTACCCCATTGGACTCTAAGGACTCGTGTGATGTTGGAAAACTCAATGGATATGATGAAACTAAGCCCAGTTTCAATGAGGATGAtataaaaattaagaattttGCTGAAGGCCCAACTAGCAAAAACTTACATTCAGATACTAGGGACAAAAATACTAATGCAAATGGTGCTGTTAACAGTGAACATCCTGATGATGATCAGTCCTTGATGCTAAGGTCCACAAATGGTAGATCAGGTGGAGATGTTAGGGAGCAGATAACCGCTGAACAGTCTCTGCTAGATACCAGCACTTTGAAAGAAAACAACGAGGCATTCAATTCTGATGCCTCCATTAATGCTAATAACAAATCTAGGCCACTTCATCAAGACCTTAGTGACTTAGTTGTCTGGATGAAAGATAGTGTTTCTGATGGTAAAACTGTGATTGTAAGTGAAGTCACTCCTGCTACCAACTCAGAACCTGAGAAACTGAATGATGAAATCATATGTGAGTCAGAAATAAAAGTGGATAATTCTTTAAGTCAACCAAGTTCTATTCAAAAAGCAG ATCAAAAAAAGGCACATGAAGATGCTATACTAAAAGAAGCACAATTAATAGAG GCAAGGCTTAAAAAGGCTGGAGAACTATCCGTTAGTAGTATGTATCTTGAGAAGCATCATAAATGTCACTGGGATTTTGTGCTTGAAGAAATGGCATGGATGGCAAATGATTTTATGCAG GAGCGATTATGGAAGACTACAGTTGCTTCTCGAATTTCTAGATTAATTGCTTCTTGTGGTCAAGCGAAGTTCAGACAGGAAAACTTAATGTGCAAGCAAAAAAGTACTGCTAGAAGTTTGGCTAAGTCTGTTATCAATTTTTGGCATACAGCTAAGCTTATTTGTAATGACAAGACAACTAATGGAAAAGAGTTCAAATCAGATAGTATTAGGGCATCAGATGCCAACGAGGCTAAAGTGAAGAGAGAGCAG GTTCAAGATTCTGTCATGGATTATGCAGTTAGGTTCCTGAAACATAATGGCGACACATCATGTCACTCTACCTTGGTAGAAGCACCTACAACTCCTGACTGCCAAAATGGTCCAGGCATTTTG gaattttttttcTATGAAGTTCCTCACGGTGCGATGCAAGCATACAGAGAAGCCATGGAAACCCAATGGATGCATTACAAA CAACTTGCTAATTCTGTGCATCAGGAAGAGTGTGAGACATCTCTTTGTAATTCAATTGCAG GTGAACATGGAGAGGATGCATATGAAGAAGAGGAAGGTGAAACTGGCACTTATCTTCTGCCTGTAAAATTTGAAGGTGGCCTGTCATCAAGGCTTGCTCACAAGAACAGAAAGCATACGAGGCAAAAATCCAGTGCCATGAGACATAATGGAGATGGTGCTTATTTTTCTTATGAACCTTGCTCAGAACGCAAATCGGGAAATCAACCTTTTATATCGACCGGGAAAAGAAATTCAAGTACCTTTCATGTGGGTTCATTTCCAACAAAACGTGTGAGGACAGCTAGTAGACAGCGATTTGTCAGTCCTTATCCTTCTGGAGCTCTTGTGCCATTGCAAATGACTAGTAAAACTGATGCATCAAGTGAAGACACAAGTTCTTTCCTAGATGATCAGAGTTCATTACATGGTGGACCTATGGCCAGGAAAAACATGGGAGTTGAAACTATTGCAGACTTTGACAGGCAGTTGCCATTTGATGGTGAAAtttcatcaaaatctaagaaaaagaagaagaaaccgAAGCATTTAGGATATAAGAATTCGCTAAATATGGGTGAACCTGGTCTTTTGGTTCTTCCTGAAAAG CATGGTTCAATTCGGTCGTCATATGAGCAAAGGTTGCAAACTGACTCTACAATTCAGCGTGAACAG AATTCTAAAAGGAGAATGGAATCTCAAAATTTTGATTCAAATGTAAACACAG TTTTTGGGCAACATGCTGCCAAGAAGCCCAAAGTATTGAAGCAAATGATTGAGGGATCTCCTGATGGCCTTATCCCTTTTGCTGGGTCATTGCCTTCACCGGTAGCTTCCCAGATGAGTAATATGTCCAACTCAaataagcttctcaaaatcatagCTAGCAGGGATCGTGCCAGAAAGTGTACCACATTAAAG ATGGCTGCTGGACAATCTGGACCTGGAAGTCCATGGTCAAATTTTGAGGATCAG GCACTTGTTGTCCTTGTCCATGATTTGGGTCCAAATTGGGAGCTAGTCAGTGATGCAATGAACAGCACGCTCCAGTTCAAG TGTATATTCCGGAAACCCAAAGAATGCAAAGAACGACACAAATTTTTGATGGACAAAAGTGCAGGTGATGGAGCTGATTCTGCAGAAGATTCTGGCTCATCACAACCTTATCCATCCACTCTGCCAGGCATTCCAAAG GGAAGTGCACGGCAATTGTTTCAGCGTCTTCAGGGACCAAGGGAAGAGGATATATTGAAGACACATTTTGAGAAGATTATTTCACATAGGCAGAAGCTTTCTTCCTGTAGTCGCCAG ATTGGTAATCAGGAACCAAAACAAATTACAACAGCTCATAGTTCTCATGTAGTTGCTCTTTCCCAAGTATGCCCAAACAACTGGAATGGAGGGATCTTGAC GCCACTTGATTTCTGTGAATCAATGTCTTCAAGCCCAGATGTCTATTCACTTGCATATCAGGGGCCTCACACTGGTAGCTTAGCAGTCCCAAGCCATCAGGGTCCTGTTACTTCTGCCCTTGCCACATCGAGTTCTACAATGTTACAAGGGTCTACTGGTCTTGTCCTAAGTAGTAGCTTACCTTTAACATCTGGTCCGTTGAATCCCTCTTCTAG GGAACCCCAGAGGTTTGGTGTGCCAAGACCATCTGCAGTTTCTGTTGATGATCCACAAAGAATGCAGCAATATAGCCAAATGATTCCAGGAAGAAATCATCAGCAACCGAATGTGTTACCTGGGACTTTACCAATGGGAGCTGACCGTGGTGTTCGAATGTTGCCTGTTCCTGGTGGTATGGGGCTGATGTCTGGGAGAGGAATTCCAATGCCAAGGccaacatttcaaggaataagtTCCCCTGCCATGTTGAACATGGTCACGAGTGGAAACATGGTTTCAAGTGGTTCACATGGAATTCAAAACCCAGTCAATGTTCATCCAAGTGCTGTATCTAGCCAAGGAAACTCAACGATGCGGCCACGGGATCCCTTGCAAATGATACGG CCCGGTCAAAGTCCTGATGAACACAGACAGATGATGATGCAAGAAATGCAGATGCAATCCTCACAGACAAATGGGCAGCCTGTATCTCCTTTCAATGGTATTAGTGCCTCCTTCCCTAATGCAACGACAGTTCCTGCATCAGCTCAAACATTTCCAGTTCAGCAACACCAACAACCTCATCAAATGATGCAGCAACAACCCCACATACTTGGTAACTCTCACCCTCACATCCAAGGCACAAACCATTCAAGCTCTCATCAACAGGCATATGCCATGCGAGCTGCGAAAGAAAGGCAACTGCATCAACGGATGATACCTCAACTGCAACGTCACATCTCTGGACCAAATGTAGTACCGCCTACTCAAACTAATGCGCAAGTCCAATCTCAGTCACCGTCATCTTCTCCTGTGCTTCCAGTCTCTTCACAAGGTCAACAGAAACAGCAAAACATATCAAGGAACCCATCATCTGGAATGTCAAATCAGATAAACCAAAGGCAAAGGCAACAGCTTCAACAAAATCAGCCaagacaacaacaacaacaacaacagcaaagACAACCCTCACAACAGCAGGCCAAACTTATGAAAGGGCTAGGCAGAGGAGGCATGTTAATTAACCATAACTTATCAGCGGATTCCTCTCAAGTAAGTGGCTTTTCAACAGCTTCAAAGAATcaactttctgataaaaacatCTTGCAACAAAGCCAAGGTTTTTTCCCTGCTAGCTCAGGTCTGAACCCAACTTCGAACCAACCTGGAAATCAAGCAAATATCTACCTTCATCCACTTCCACAATCTACAAAGCAACCATCACCAGTTTCTGATACAAGCAATCAGGGCTCAACTCAAAATTCACCCAGACATAGCATGTTAATGCCTCAGCAAGCTCCTGTCCCATCTGTTTCTCTAGTTAAACAACAACAGTCTCAGCATCGCTACTTGAATCAATCTCAACCTGGCATTCAGAGAATATCAGTTCAGCAAAATCGTCACATCAACTCTGATAGGACGACACATGCATCAACTGATCAGGATTCAGTTGCTCAGGTGGTTACAAGTGCATCAATTGCTCAGTGTGCTGATTCAACTTCTGCTGTGGTTTCATCATCAACTCAGTGGAATCCAGAGCCATTATACGATGAGGATGCACCTAATCCAACAAGGTATGTGGTTAGCTCAGCACAGGAAACTGTTATGGCGAGTGACACTTTAGTACCTTCTTCAAGTCAGGGTTTATCACATCAATTATCTGGAGATATGTCAGTGCATGGTAATATCAATGGGGGACAGTGGCAGCAGCAACAGCAGTTGCAGCAGCAACAACTAAAACATCAATCTCAGCAGCAGCATGAGCAACAGCTTTCTCGGAATTCAGATTTGGGAGCTGGGTGA